A region of Numida meleagris isolate 19003 breed g44 Domestic line unplaced genomic scaffold, NumMel1.0 unplaced_Scaffold296, whole genome shotgun sequence DNA encodes the following proteins:
- the SPATS2 gene encoding spermatogenesis-associated serine-rich protein 2 isoform X2, which translates to MEGNASEVLKEWTVTGKKKNKKKKTKPKPQAEASPGPADPRKLVSTEEEQSANSEKGGINGFHVNGCAHDTESVDSLSEGLDALSIDARELEDCEPAVPDMPERTVPQLENGIADLDTKSLTVHPAQSPSSLRQRPDQHSTSRSGSRPTAPASLPAVRLDNVPFSPANKKLGSNIEKSVKDLQRCTVSLARYRVVVKEEMDASIKKMKQVFAELQSSLMDREVALLAEMDKVKAEAMEILVSRQKKAEALKKMTDVAVRMSEEQLVELRADIKHFVSERKYDEELGRVARFTCDLDALKKSIAAFGQVSHPKNSYSTRSRCSSVTAVSPSSPSNTSTPSSPACASAISLTTVSKKPPSSMEAAVEGAGSHPPQPLREAAPGSRRPGPAGSRPQLQPGPPTARRPGGPRHRSGAGPALGRHQSSPGSPHQMQPPEPGPAAATHSKGLPQRKPRASRQEGASS; encoded by the exons GGCCCCGCAGACCCCAGGAAATTGGTGTCCACTGAAGAGGAGCAGTCAGCAAACTCGGAGAAGGGGGGAATTAACGGTTTCCATGTCAACGGCTGCGCCCACGACACGGAGTCGGTGGACTCGCTCAGCGAAGGGCTGGATGCGCTTTCAATTGATGCCAGAGAGCTGGAGGATTGCGAGCCTGCAGTGCCAGACATGCCTGAGAGAACAG TGCCTCAACTAGAGAACGGAATAGCAGACCTCGACACCAAATCTCTCACCGTGCACCCTGCCCAGAGCCCTTCGTCTCTCAGACAGCGGCCTGatcagcacagcaccagcaggtCCGGCTCCAGACCCACGGCCCCCgcctccctgcctgctgtgcGCCTGGACAACGTCCCCTTCTCACCTGCAAACAAGAAGCTGG GTTCTAATATTGAAAAATCAGTGAAGGATCTCCAGCGCTGCACCGTCTCACTGGCTCGGTACCGGGTCGTGGTGAAAGAGGAAATGGATGCTTCCATTAAGAAGATGAAGCAGGTatttgctgagctgcagagtAG CCTCATGGATCGCGAGGTGGCGTTGCTGGCTGAGATGGACAAAGTGAAGGCGGAAGCAA TGGAGATCCTGGTGAGCCGGCAGAAGAAGGCAGAGGCCCTGAAGAAGATGACCGACGTGGCAGTGCGGATGTCCGAGGAGCAGCTGGTCGAGCTCCGAGCCGATATCAAG CACTTTGTAAGCGAGCGCAAGTACGACGAGGAGCTGGGCAGAGTGGCGCGGTTTACGTGCGACCTTGATGCGTTGAAGAAGAGCATCGCTGCCTTTGGGCAAG tctcCCACCCGAAGAACAGCTATTCCACCCGCTCCCGCTGCAGCTCCGTCACAGCCGTGTCCCCGAGCAGTCCCAGCAACACCTCCACTCCCTCCAGCCCCGCGTGTGCCTCTGCCATCAGCCTTACCACAGTGAGCAAGAAGCCCCCATCCTCCATGGAGGCAGCTGTGGAGGGTGCAGGCAGCCaccccccccagcccctgcgAGAG gCTGCCCCGGGGAGCAGACGACCGGGACCAGCGGGCTCCCGGCCCCAGTTACAGCCCGGTCCTCCCACTGCCAGGCGGCCCGGTGGCCCCCGGCACCGCAGCGGAGCGGGCCCGGCGCTCGGCAGGCACCAGAGCAGCCCGGGAAGCCCCCACCAGATGCAGCCCCCGGAGCCCGGTCCCGCTGCGGCCACGCACAGCAAAGGGCTCCCCCAGCGCAAGCCCCGCGCCAGCCGCCAGGAGGGAGCCAGCTCCTGA